TATTTTCCATCTCAATGTAGCACTCAATGTAGCGCAGCTACCTTTTTGCCTTCTTTATTGCTTTGTTTCTTCAACAATGATCGCCGTAAGGACATTAAGAGCTTCTTCCAATTCTTCATCACTGATTATCAGTGGAGGCAAGAGTCTTATGACATTGGCATGAATCCCGCAGGTGAGAATAATGAGTCCAGATTGGACCGCCTTGATACTGATGCGCTTGACCAATTCGGCATTGGGTTCCAATCCACCTGGTTTCACAAACTCCACTGCCTGCATAGCACCTAAACCACGGACTTCAGCCACATAAGGATTATCATGTTCGAGCGGCTTGAGATGTTGTTGGATGATGTGACCGATATGTTCTGCACGCATCGCTAGGTTACCGCGCTCCATGATGCTAACCGCTGCCAGTGATGCTGCGCACGAAACTGGATTACCTCCATATGTGCCGCCAATGCCGCCAGGCTGGACACTATCCATGATCTCGGCTTTTCCGGTAACCGCGCTTATAGGCAGACCGCCTCCCAATGCTTTGGCAGTAGTGATCAGATCCGGTTCTAATTCTGAATATTCTGAAGCAAACCAGCGGCCTGTACGGCAGAATCCGGACTGGATTTCATCGGAGACATAGAGTATCTGATGCTCGTGAGCCCATTCATTGAGTGTCTTCAAAAAACCATTCGCAGGCACGATAAAACCGCCCTCTCCCTGCACAGGTTCCGCAACTATCGCTGCCACTTGATCATGGCCTACAAGCAATTCGATTTGCTCGATTGTGGCACTTGCAGCAGCAGCACCATCTGCACCATAAGCATCACGCAAAGGGTATGAATAGGGAACTGAATAGACATCGGATGCGAACGGTCCGAAGCCTTGCTTATATGGAGAAGCCTTTGTGGTCATTGCCATGGTTAGATTTGTACGGCCATGAAATGAATTTTCCATCACCACAATGGCAGGACGTCCCGTATAACGCCTTGCTATTTTCACCGCATTTTCCACAGCTTCTGCACCGGAATTCAACAAAACACTCTTTTTGGCGAATGAACCTGGCGTATGCTCACTGAGTTTTTTACATACTGCAACATAGCCTTGGTAAGGAGTGGTGGCAAAATTTGTATGTGTAAACTTACCAACCTGGTCACGTACCGCCTCTACAACTTCCGGCGCAGCATTACCCACCCCGGTTACAGCTATGCCTGCGGCCAAATCGATGAACCGATTGCCATCAACATCCGTGATTGTTGCGCCAGATGCGGATGCGGCAAAAAACGGCATTAACTCGCCGACTCCGATGCTAACGAATTCATCATATTCCTGTTGTAACGATATTGATTGAGGTCCAGGAATTGCTGTGACTAAATGACGCGCCACCTGTGGAATTGTGGACTTTAATTTAATGGGGTCAGACATCGTGTATTTTTCTCCTTATCGCGCGTCTCGAAATCTTGTGTTTGATGAAATGACTCGATCAATGAACATCAATCGGGTACCGAGCTTGTTTGGCTCTAACGAAGTCTGTATCGATATCAACAACCAAATATGAATCTTCAGGATTCGTTACAGCAATGTCGATGCCGCGTGGGCTGATCACCCTGCCATTACCTTCATAGCTAAAGCCCAATGAATCTGTGTAGCCGCGGTTCGATGATGCCACATAGCTCCCCGAAACAGTTGCAGCCATTGTCAAAGCAGCATGAAACATTGCTTGATCTAGTGGAGGCGTTGCTCTAGGACAGACGATAAGGTCGACATTTTCACGACCATATTGGCGCGCATGTTCGGGAAACATAATATCGGTACAAATCATGAACCCAACCTTCAACCCACTCACTTCGAATGACTCGAACCCTGCCGAGCCAGGAGATGTCCACGTTGTTTCCCAATACCCTGGGCCATGCGGAAGATGTTGTTTATAATGGTGTATCGATAGACCATCTTTTCTTGACCACAGAAACCCAGCGTTAACACGTGTTCCGTCAGCGGTTTCCATTGGCATACTTCCTACGATATTTTCTGCATTGAATTCATCCAGATGTTTCAACGCGTCTTGTGAGATCGATATGCTCTCTTCCCAACGACTCTTGTCGAATGTGTGTGAAGAAGCGAGCCATGTACCAAACGGTAGCTCGTTCAAAACGAGGAAATCTACAGGTTGCCGTTCAATTTGCTGCTGTAACTTTGTCCAACCGTCTGTTCCATAGATCAATTCCGGAATATTTTCCAGTACTCCTACTGTTTTTTTCATTGTGCTCTTTCTGATAGTGCGATTTTAACGATTAACGATGTATTTCTTGATCAAATGAGCGTTGAACCCGAGACTAATATTTGATTCCTGTTTCTCTGATACTCAACCGCGGAGTAAGAATCGATCCAAAAATGGTGAAGGCTGAAATGACTATAAGCAGCACAGCCGCAGGCCACCAGGCACCCCCTGCTGAACCAACAAGTGCAGTCGCGATGAGTGGCATAAAGCCGCTGAAAATTGCACCGATGTTTGTTGCGGATGAAACTCCGCTCAGGCGAAGATTCGCTGGGAACAGCGCTGTGAGCATCGCGCCTTGGGCTGCATACGAAAATGAGCAGGTCATATACCCCAATGTCATGGCAATTACGATCAATACCGTATTCTTCGTACTCAACATTAGGAATATCGGGAAAGCGCAAATAGCAGCTGAAAGTGCACCATATACAGCTACTTTGCTTGGTCCATATTTTGTGCCTAGTTTTCCACCAATCCAGAGTACGAGAGCTTCACCAAGTGCCCCTATCATCGAGGCAAAGAGAAGGACATCCGTGTTGATGCCGAGAGTTGTTTTTCCATAGCTTTGGAAGAATGTCGTTACAATATAGAATCCTCCAATTCCCACCAATGAAATGAAGAATCCAATGAGTATTTGCGGGAACCTCAGTTTGAAGACTTGGATAAGAGGGGTTTTTTCAATTTCCTTGTTGTCCTCAATTTTCTGGAAAACTGGTGACTCTTCCATATGTTTTCTAATATAGAAGGCGATGATAAGCAGAGGGATGGCGAAGAGGAACGGTATGCGCCAACCCCATTGTTCAAAGAACTCGTTGCTTGACAAAGCAGCAGTCATATAGAATGCTCCTGATGAGAGAATGGTTCCGAACGGACTCCCAAATTGCGGTAAAACCGCATACCATGCGCGTTGGTTTTTTGGAGCGTGTTCGGTGGCATAGGTTACAGCGCCGGACCACTCACCTCCCACGGCCAGTCCCTGCAGGAATCGTAGTGTTGCCAATAATGTAGGAGCCCAGATTCCGATTTGTGCCTCCGTCGGCAACAGCCCTATCAAGGCGGTTACTCCACCGATTCCAATTACTGTGATAAGCAAAACGGATTTGCGTCCAACTCTGTCGCCTAATATTCCAAAGAAAACACCGCCGATTGGGCGTGCAATAAAACCAATAGCAAAAGTTGCAAAAGAACTCATCAGGGCAACCCAAGCGTTTTCACCAGTGAAGAATTGCGAGCCGAAAACCAGTGCTGACGCAGTAGAAAATAGATAAAAGTCATACCATTCCATGGCAGTTCCTACGAATGAAGCCAATGAGGCTTTCTTTGCCACGGTGTCATCTACCTTGACACCGCTTTCGCCGATTTCAACTTCAGCTGGCTGCGTTGTGATACTCGTCGCATTTGCCATTGTTCCTCCTTCTATTTTGTATATATAAAAAATGCAGTTCGATCGAAACATCTGTTTTATGCTTTATGCCGCGAAAGTGGTATTGCCACCAACCACGGTAAAAGTGACAGGGATTTTCGAAATTTGGTTTGGTTCCACGGCTAAGAGATTGTCTGCGAGACACGCAAAATCTGCATAAAATCCTCGCGCGATTTTTCCTTTAGTCTTTCCGCAGCCCGTAGCTTTTGCTGAGCCTGTTGTGTAGCATTGCAATGCTTCTAAACTCGTCAAACACTCTGATCTGGGACCAAACGGTTTACCGCTGCCGGTAGTTCGAGTGACGAATTTTTCTATTCCGAGCAACGCAGAGTCACTGGAGCAGGGGGCGTCAGAGCTGCCAGGCAGGAGGATTGAGTTCTCCAATAGTGATTTTGCTCGATATGTGTAAGGTATAACTTCTGGAGATAATGAGCCAATTATCCCGTCTCCCATGTTGTCATAAAAAACCGATTGGGTTGTAGGGACTACCCTTAACCGTGCAATTTTCGCGAGTTGATCTGGCCGCATTACACCGGCATGCTCTATTCGCAGAGGAAGTGCGGGTTGTATCCCTAAATTGGCAGACTCTTCATAGGCATTTAGCGCTATGTCAACTCCTCGATCTCCGATCGCGTGTGTAGCGACACCCCAGCCTGATTTCAAAGCCCCCAGAATCCATTGACGTAAACTATCGGCATCGTTTTCGAGAGATCCCCGATTATTGGGCTGCCCTTTGTAAGGAACACTCATAGCCGCGGTTTCACCGCTTAAGGAGCCATCGGCAAAAAGTTTGACTGGCCCTAGGGATAGCCATGAGTTCCCTAGGCCTGTTCTCATACCCAAGTCCAAGCCAATTCCAAATCCGTCTGAAACATGGGATTGAACTTTATGCAAGTTGTAAACAGTCGGCATAACCTGAGATCGAACCAACAGTTCATTGGCATCATACAGTTCCTGATATGCAAGAAATTGGATAGGAGAATCACCGATCCACCCACTACCGATGCCTGCATCGCAAATGCTCGTGATGCCATTGGCAGCGAGTCGTTTCCCAGCACGGGTTATAGCAGCTTTCATCGTTGTTAGTGAGTACGGTTTGAATAAATCCTGTAAGAGACTCTGTGCATTTTCTTGTACAAGACCTGTCGGATTGCCCGCATCGTCACGCACAACATGCCCTCCCTCAGGGTCTTCGAAATCTGGTTCCAAAGCACCAATTCGGCGTAAAGCTTCAGTATTTGCTATTGACGAGTGACCGGAAGTGTGACGCATAAACAGAGGTTTGCCCCCTGAGACGTTGTCAAGCGCTGAAATGGATGGATACTGTCCGTGAAAACGGTGATGATCGAAACCGGAGCAGAGGATCCATTCTGCATCTGATTTTTCTTGCGAAGCGCTTTTCTCGCGTATTCGTTGATATACATTTTCAATGTCATCAGAAATGTCCGTCAAATCGATTTCTGATAACGTTCTTCCCAGCCAAGAAACATGAACATGCACATCATTGAAGCCCGGGAACACATATGATCCTCTAAGATCGACGTGTTCATGTGCATCAACACCATCCAATTCATCATCTAACCCAACAATCTTTCCATTCAGCACACCTACCTTCGTGGCGACAGGATGTTCGGAATCAAGAGTCATGAAAGTGGAGTTTTCGAAAATTTTATCTATCCTCATTACCTGTACCTTTCCGATCTAACTTGATTGTTTGATGAAAAGGATAGAGAAGAATGAGCTGCTGAGAAGATGTTTACTGCAACCACATTCGCACGTTTTAAGATGCGGATGCACAAAGTCACACAACAAAAGTTCAGCTGAAACAAGCAGTTTACTTTTGCAAAATACTTAATGATTGGCGTTGAATAATATGAAATAATGGCAAACAGTGATGATGATCGTTGGTTTGAATTGATGCTCAATCTCTATGAGCATCGAAATGAGTTGGTGTCTGACTTCATGAACCATGTGGTAGAAATACCAGGGTATGCAAATTCGGAAGTTTCCATGAGTGATATGCGAGAAACAGCAGTTAACGCATACAACGCAATCTTGCGAAAGATCATAGATAATCCATCCGGAATAGATCAAAGAATCTTTTTGGCCAAGAAGCTAGGGTCTCTTCGTGCTCAGCAAGGTATTCCTCTTCCCGATTTAACAACGGCTATATCTTTGGATTTCAAGATTATATGGCGCCTGCTCATGCGACTTGTTAAACCTTCCGATGCTGCCCTCCTAGCTAATCATGTGGAATCTGTTTGGAATGCTGTCGATGGATTTTCGCAGGCAACGCAGATCGAGTATCATAACGAGTCGGTTAGGATGGAGGGATCCCAATTCACGGAGCGTGCCCTGAAGTTGGAAAACTTCATTAATTCAACTGACGTATCCGAAAATGAAGCGCTTATTGTCTCTCAGTCGTTTTCCATCCCAATTTATTCGACATATGTCGTTTGCTATGGGAATAGCGTTCCAACTTTTTCAACGGCTCTACGCGAGATACGTTCATACTCGAAACGCGTAATGCTCTATCAGCATGAAGCTGAAACTTGGAATTTATTTTGGCCCTCTACCGTTCCTGATGGACAAGGTCACCCGTTAAGAGCACTCGCAAATATACCGTGTGGTTATATGCCTGACGTTAGGAATCTCATTCAAGTTCCACGTGCATTAAGGACCCTTAAACATTACATGCTCACCATCAATCAGAGCAATCTTGCAAGTCCAGTAAACGTTAACTCAAATTGGGCACCTTATGCTGGAACGGTACTATTTACCACTTTCCCTGAGCTTCTCGATTTATATACAACTTATCTCGAATATATGAATGAGATGAGCCCAAAAGAGCAGGAAGAGTTGAAAAAAACCATTGCCACATTTCTACAAACTGGTAGCGTCCAATTGACTAGTAGAGCATGTTTCTGTCATAGAAATACAGTTATGAAGAGAATAAATGCCTTCGAAAAAGCGACGTATCTTGACTTGAGAAATCCCACTGATTTGGCCTTTGCTGTGCTACTCATAAAATATTTGCACAATGTCAGGAAATGGTGAATTCACTTGATGGATGTTTGCGATCTCATTGATCTCGTTGAATGCAACTTCGGTCGCTGATATTGATCCTGATATCGGTCAGACATCCTCCTTTGGGGAGAATATCAATAGTGAACTGAAACGAATATGACCACAAACTTATGCTGAAATCGGAGATGTGGTGTTTTCTCACGATACCTTCGTTCATTCTGCTTGGAAGCCCACGAGGGGTGTAATCCACATAGTGACACGAGGTGGGTTTTGTTCCCGATTTCCCCCTGATAAGGAATAAAACCCAGTCCGTATCACAGCATCATAAAAACCACCAACACACCATCAACCGTTACAGCCACCATTAGAAACCTCCTATTGCTTAGTATCTCCAATATGGACAGAAACATCACGAATTATCTTGCGCAAATTTTATTGCGCAAGATAATTCGTGCTATTGTCGAGCACTATGACAGAAACGGACGCTAAGCACGAATATGGTTTACCGCCAAGCCGTGTAGTTGACAGTAATGATGCGAAGATCGATGACGCTTCGACATTGCGAGCGCTGGCGAGCCCGGTACGCATGAGAATCTTGGGATTGCTCAGGGTACAGGGCAAGGCCACAGTCGGTGAGATTTGTGAGAAGGTCGGCATCGCCACCGGCTCGGTAAGTTATCATCTGGCCCAGCTGGAAAAAGCTGGTCTTGTCGAGAGAATGGAAGATCCGGACGGCGACGGACGTAAGCGATGGTGGCGGGCATGCCATCGGGCAATGGCTCCCACCTCGATTTCAAAGCAGAAAGACGGCTCGTCCCTTGCAGATTATCTGCATGCCGTCTCCTTAACGTATCGGCAGATATATGACAGATTCGTGGATCAAAAATCTGATTTGCCTGCCGAATGGGTTGACGCTGCAATG
This Bifidobacterium sp. WK041_4_12 DNA region includes the following protein-coding sequences:
- the gabT gene encoding 4-aminobutyrate--2-oxoglutarate transaminase — translated: MSDPIKLKSTIPQVARHLVTAIPGPQSISLQQEYDEFVSIGVGELMPFFAASASGATITDVDGNRFIDLAAGIAVTGVGNAAPEVVEAVRDQVGKFTHTNFATTPYQGYVAVCKKLSEHTPGSFAKKSVLLNSGAEAVENAVKIARRYTGRPAIVVMENSFHGRTNLTMAMTTKASPYKQGFGPFASDVYSVPYSYPLRDAYGADGAAAASATIEQIELLVGHDQVAAIVAEPVQGEGGFIVPANGFLKTLNEWAHEHQILYVSDEIQSGFCRTGRWFASEYSELEPDLITTAKALGGGLPISAVTGKAEIMDSVQPGGIGGTYGGNPVSCAASLAAVSIMERGNLAMRAEHIGHIIQQHLKPLEHDNPYVAEVRGLGAMQAVEFVKPGGLEPNAELVKRISIKAVQSGLIILTCGIHANVIRLLPPLIISDEELEEALNVLTAIIVEETKQ
- a CDS encoding carbon-nitrogen hydrolase family protein; amino-acid sequence: MKKTVGVLENIPELIYGTDGWTKLQQQIERQPVDFLVLNELPFGTWLASSHTFDKSRWEESISISQDALKHLDEFNAENIVGSMPMETADGTRVNAGFLWSRKDGLSIHHYKQHLPHGPGYWETTWTSPGSAGFESFEVSGLKVGFMICTDIMFPEHARQYGRENVDLIVCPRATPPLDQAMFHAALTMAATVSGSYVASSNRGYTDSLGFSYEGNGRVISPRGIDIAVTNPEDSYLVVDIDTDFVRAKQARYPIDVH
- a CDS encoding MFS transporter, producing MANATSITTQPAEVEIGESGVKVDDTVAKKASLASFVGTAMEWYDFYLFSTASALVFGSQFFTGENAWVALMSSFATFAIGFIARPIGGVFFGILGDRVGRKSVLLITVIGIGGVTALIGLLPTEAQIGIWAPTLLATLRFLQGLAVGGEWSGAVTYATEHAPKNQRAWYAVLPQFGSPFGTILSSGAFYMTAALSSNEFFEQWGWRIPFLFAIPLLIIAFYIRKHMEESPVFQKIEDNKEIEKTPLIQVFKLRFPQILIGFFISLVGIGGFYIVTTFFQSYGKTTLGINTDVLLFASMIGALGEALVLWIGGKLGTKYGPSKVAVYGALSAAICAFPIFLMLSTKNTVLIVIAMTLGYMTCSFSYAAQGAMLTALFPANLRLSGVSSATNIGAIFSGFMPLIATALVGSAGGAWWPAAVLLIVISAFTIFGSILTPRLSIRETGIKY
- a CDS encoding amidohydrolase — protein: MRIDKIFENSTFMTLDSEHPVATKVGVLNGKIVGLDDELDGVDAHEHVDLRGSYVFPGFNDVHVHVSWLGRTLSEIDLTDISDDIENVYQRIREKSASQEKSDAEWILCSGFDHHRFHGQYPSISALDNVSGGKPLFMRHTSGHSSIANTEALRRIGALEPDFEDPEGGHVVRDDAGNPTGLVQENAQSLLQDLFKPYSLTTMKAAITRAGKRLAANGITSICDAGIGSGWIGDSPIQFLAYQELYDANELLVRSQVMPTVYNLHKVQSHVSDGFGIGLDLGMRTGLGNSWLSLGPVKLFADGSLSGETAAMSVPYKGQPNNRGSLENDADSLRQWILGALKSGWGVATHAIGDRGVDIALNAYEESANLGIQPALPLRIEHAGVMRPDQLAKIARLRVVPTTQSVFYDNMGDGIIGSLSPEVIPYTYRAKSLLENSILLPGSSDAPCSSDSALLGIEKFVTRTTGSGKPFGPRSECLTSLEALQCYTTGSAKATGCGKTKGKIARGFYADFACLADNLLAVEPNQISKIPVTFTVVGGNTTFAA
- a CDS encoding helix-turn-helix domain-containing protein; translated protein: MANSDDDRWFELMLNLYEHRNELVSDFMNHVVEIPGYANSEVSMSDMRETAVNAYNAILRKIIDNPSGIDQRIFLAKKLGSLRAQQGIPLPDLTTAISLDFKIIWRLLMRLVKPSDAALLANHVESVWNAVDGFSQATQIEYHNESVRMEGSQFTERALKLENFINSTDVSENEALIVSQSFSIPIYSTYVVCYGNSVPTFSTALREIRSYSKRVMLYQHEAETWNLFWPSTVPDGQGHPLRALANIPCGYMPDVRNLIQVPRALRTLKHYMLTINQSNLASPVNVNSNWAPYAGTVLFTTFPELLDLYTTYLEYMNEMSPKEQEELKKTIATFLQTGSVQLTSRACFCHRNTVMKRINAFEKATYLDLRNPTDLAFAVLLIKYLHNVRKW
- a CDS encoding ArsR/SmtB family transcription factor, translating into MTETDAKHEYGLPPSRVVDSNDAKIDDASTLRALASPVRMRILGLLRVQGKATVGEICEKVGIATGSVSYHLAQLEKAGLVERMEDPDGDGRKRWWRACHRAMAPTSISKQKDGSSLADYLHAVSLTYRQIYDRFVDQKSDLPAEWVDAAMNQDRTVTLTLEQMVEMNAEFDALAQHWEQVSRGADASETHGESAPTVSGMRKVALIIQSFPWLP